The genomic segment TTAGAAGCACTTTTATAGAGATGGTTATTAAAAACTGGCTCCATActgtattataattttttttaaaaataaattacatccggttttaaaaaaccccccacaaattaaataaaacaactctctctctctctctctctctctctctctctctctctcgcacGATCTTCGCCGCACCACCGCCGGTGAGTTCTAACCGACGATTGCCTCCACTCATAACGGAGTTGGTTCTGTTAGAATTTTTCGTAACGGCGTCGTTTAAGTGGTCTCCTTCGCGGTTGTCGTGCTAGCTCTTCATCCCCcctatatatactcactttcaCTTCCCGCCCCATTGCTCCATCTTTCTCTtactctctcttcctctctctctctctctttctaggGTTTCAGGTGATCTTAATTCCCAGAGATGTTTTGCTAATTTTCATGCCATTTCTTTCTTTACATCATTATCAATTAGAGCTTTGCGGattttttcttatgatttcttgaaatttttacaGTAATTTTAGCTTGTTGAATTGACTGTTTTATCAATGAGAGCGAGCTCTGCTAATATGATTTCTTGCGATTTTACTGTAATTCTAGCTAGCTTTATATCATTATCATCTCATCTGGGCCTGTTGATTATCGATCTATGGATCATTAGCTAGATTGAAATTAATTGTTTCTCAAGTGCTCTCTTTGCTGTGACTGGTGCAATGATGTGCTTCCTTGCTATCTGATTTAAAGGAAGAGCTAGCGGCATATATAGTCCACTTAGAGTTAGAGATGCtaatttctctttgtttttcagtaTTAACATTGTAATTTGCCATTTTTTCATTAGATGCACAATCTTCTAGcatttactaataatattaatgtcatttttatattttttcctgAGATTTTTACTGTAATTCTGTTTGTTTTCAGGTTTTTCATTAGATCTTTCAGTGCATATAACATCATTCGTTGAAATTAAAATGCAGCATGAGATGATGACAATTAATCTCTCAGGCCATATTATAAAATGAAGGCATACAtaaatgtttcattttaaaatgaAGGTTTCAGGTAAGGCATCCATATGTTTGTTTTGCCTTAGTTTATTATCTTCATAGCCTTCAAAATTTGCAATTAGCTCATGCTTTAGatcttcttttttaatcaatGGATGCCAGAATTCCGTCGCTTTGCTCCCAATGTTCCAATTAATCTGGTGGGAACTAAACTAGGTGTGTGTAATCTCTTAAAAACTTATCAAGAAATGTAGTATGACAAAAGGTTCCTTTTCTGTTGTATGATCATTGTTATCATTAAATGTTCCAGACCCTCATGATGACAGAGGATATCTTGCTGATCACCTAGGTGTTGTTGCAATAACACCTGCACAAGTAAGTGATCAAAcctgagaaaattaattttgaaaattttcctttAGAGAGTTTTGACAATGAAGAAAAACTTTCATTGTTAGGGAGAAGAACTTAGGAAGCAAATTGGTGCTTCAGCATACATTGAATGCAACTTCAAGACTCAGCAGGTACATGATGATCATTTGAGTAGTCAGTGAAAATAATACAAACCATGCATCTTAAATAC from the Dioscorea cayenensis subsp. rotundata cultivar TDr96_F1 unplaced genomic scaffold, TDr96_F1_v2_PseudoChromosome.rev07_lg8_w22 25.fasta BLBR01002008.1, whole genome shotgun sequence genome contains:
- the LOC120257306 gene encoding rac-like GTP-binding protein 2, encoding IFFFNQWMPEFRRFAPNVPINLVGTKLDPHDDRGYLADHLGVVAITPAQGEELRKQIGASAYIECNFKTQQNVKVVFDTAIKVVLQPP